In Romboutsia lituseburensis, a genomic segment contains:
- a CDS encoding 4Fe-4S dicluster domain-containing protein — translation MTYNEINSKMPSCAFEFLEDIRHLCEKEVNSPKVETNPKAITKKLKGFAKQYGACVVGITKLNESHIYTHRGRHEENYGEEINLNHKYAIVFGCEMNKEMINRSPMICEVIETSKCYVDASIVGMILSYFIRSLGYEARNHMDANYLVMPVLLARDAGLGDIGRNAILTNKIYGSRLRLGVVTTDLELEEDTYEDFGLEDFCNECKKCSFNCPSHSLSNDSKISNLGEYNWVIDHESCYTKWRYLGTDCGMCISACPFSQDLETIKNTTTFKNNKTLIDEALKEFKKKFGNRVFVPGNPPWLR, via the coding sequence ATGACTTATAATGAAATAAATTCGAAAATGCCTAGCTGTGCTTTTGAATTTTTAGAAGATATAAGACATCTATGTGAAAAAGAAGTTAATTCACCAAAGGTTGAAACAAATCCTAAAGCAATTACTAAAAAATTAAAAGGATTTGCTAAACAATATGGAGCTTGTGTTGTGGGCATTACTAAATTAAATGAATCACATATATATACTCATAGAGGTCGTCATGAGGAAAACTATGGTGAAGAAATTAATCTAAATCATAAGTATGCAATTGTATTTGGATGTGAAATGAACAAAGAAATGATAAATAGGTCTCCTATGATTTGTGAAGTCATAGAAACTAGTAAGTGTTATGTAGATGCTTCTATTGTAGGTATGATTCTTAGTTATTTTATAAGAAGCCTTGGATATGAAGCTAGAAATCATATGGATGCTAACTATTTAGTTATGCCAGTACTTTTAGCTCGTGATGCAGGTCTTGGAGATATTGGTAGAAATGCTATTTTGACTAACAAAATATATGGTTCTAGACTAAGATTAGGTGTAGTTACTACTGATTTAGAACTTGAGGAAGATACTTATGAAGACTTTGGATTAGAGGACTTTTGCAATGAGTGTAAAAAATGTTCATTCAACTGCCCTTCTCATTCATTAAGTAATGATAGTAAAATCAGTAACTTAGGAGAATATAACTGGGTAATAGACCATGAATCATGCTACACAAAATGGAGATATTTAGGTACAGATTGTGGTATGTGCATTTCAGCTTGTCCATTTAGCCAAGACTTAGAAACTATAAAAAATACAACTACATTTAAAAATAATAAAACTCTTATTGATGAGGCTTTAAAAGAGTTTAAAAAGAAATTTGGAAATAGAGTTTTTGTGCCCGGTAATCCACCTTGGCTTAGATAA
- a CDS encoding DUF2804 domain-containing protein translates to MKELKNKNFICTKEGILNKESIGWSRKIFSNCDIDSGYFRKKIWNHYMWMNDKYICAFAIVKLDYVGLIFIDFYDLEEKREIHKNITIPLCNGMIIHNSVGSYAHYQNKDMYFNIIRVNEKLHVMIKWHEIDIDANFILQKESLNVLVPWSDKKYHYTSKQLPLKSKGYVCIGQDENETFNLEDSIGFIDYGRGIWEREKSWYWLTCGFKNEDLKVGLNLGGKWTDNTGVNENGIKINGILYKIYSDVNFEKIDENKWSIKNNQNKEEQIDLIFKVESINDKKNNKILVKSSLKQHIGRINGEVKVNDETIEFNDVICWFEDHYAKW, encoded by the coding sequence ATGAAAGAATTAAAAAATAAGAACTTTATATGTACTAAAGAAGGAATTTTAAACAAAGAATCTATAGGGTGGAGTAGAAAGATATTCTCAAATTGTGACATAGATAGTGGATATTTTAGGAAGAAAATATGGAATCATTATATGTGGATGAACGACAAATATATATGTGCATTTGCTATAGTAAAACTTGATTATGTAGGACTAATTTTTATAGACTTTTATGACTTAGAGGAAAAAAGAGAGATACATAAAAATATTACAATACCTTTATGTAATGGAATGATAATACACAACTCAGTAGGGTCTTATGCCCATTATCAAAATAAAGATATGTATTTCAATATAATAAGAGTAAATGAAAAACTACATGTAATGATTAAATGGCATGAAATAGATATAGATGCTAATTTTATACTACAAAAGGAGTCATTAAATGTATTAGTACCGTGGAGTGATAAAAAATATCACTATACATCGAAACAATTACCTCTAAAATCAAAGGGATATGTATGCATAGGTCAAGATGAAAATGAAACTTTTAATTTAGAGGATTCTATAGGTTTTATTGATTACGGAAGAGGAATATGGGAAAGAGAAAAATCTTGGTATTGGTTAACTTGTGGATTTAAAAATGAAGACTTAAAAGTTGGCCTAAACTTAGGTGGTAAGTGGACAGATAATACAGGTGTTAATGAAAATGGTATAAAAATAAATGGTATATTATATAAGATATATAGTGATGTTAACTTTGAAAAAATAGATGAAAATAAATGGTCTATAAAAAATAATCAAAATAAAGAGGAACAAATAGATTTGATATTTAAAGTAGAATCTATAAATGATAAAAAAAATAATAAAATATTAGTTAAATCAAGTCTAAAACAACATATAGGAAGGATAAATGGAGAAGTTAAAGTAAATGATGAAACTATTGAATTTAACGATGTTATCTGTTGGTTTGAAGACCACTATGCAAAATGGTAA
- a CDS encoding ABC transporter ATP-binding protein produces MDKAILIKDLKMNFEDKEVLKGINLEIDKGNIIGYIGPNGAGKSTTVKIILGLIEGYTGVVKIFGEDISQEEVYKKRIGYVPEVAETYESLTAREYLTFIGQLYGLEYDDADKKAYELMDILEIKDVYNSKIESFSKGMKQKVIIISSLIHNPDILFLDEPLSGLDANSVMIIKEILLSLKEEGKTIFYSSHIMEIVEKISDRIILLDDGSIVADGSFDDLKESLHQKSLEQIFNQLTGFSEYKNLAKKFISVIKEV; encoded by the coding sequence ATGGATAAAGCAATACTTATAAAAGATTTAAAGATGAACTTTGAGGATAAAGAAGTTTTAAAAGGAATAAACCTTGAAATAGACAAGGGAAATATAATAGGATATATAGGTCCAAATGGTGCTGGAAAAAGTACAACTGTAAAAATAATACTAGGTTTAATTGAGGGTTATACAGGAGTTGTTAAAATATTTGGAGAAGATATCTCTCAAGAAGAGGTATATAAAAAAAGAATAGGATATGTGCCTGAAGTAGCAGAAACTTACGAAAGCTTAACAGCTAGAGAATATTTAACATTTATAGGACAACTTTACGGATTAGAATATGATGATGCTGATAAAAAAGCTTATGAATTAATGGATATATTAGAAATAAAAGATGTTTATAACTCAAAAATTGAATCCTTTTCAAAAGGAATGAAGCAAAAGGTTATTATAATATCTAGCTTAATACATAACCCAGATATACTATTTTTAGATGAACCACTAAGTGGATTGGATGCAAATAGTGTAATGATAATAAAGGAAATCTTGCTAAGTTTAAAAGAAGAAGGTAAAACTATTTTTTACTCTTCACATATAATGGAAATTGTAGAAAAAATAAGTGATAGAATCATACTTTTAGATGATGGATCTATTGTTGCAGATGGAAGCTTTGATGATTTAAAAGAAAGTTTACATCAAAAATCTCTAGAACAAATCTTTAATCAACTTACAGGATTTAGTGAATATAAAAATCTTGCAAAAAAATTTATATCTGTAATAAAAGAGGTGTAA
- a CDS encoding kinase, translated as MVTFDINGAIVEFDEKLDNYNTVRKSFKIYAKRASEDFEKNCLENFKSKKLLSENGLKLGYECIESGLKKAIETIVGFDIITIDLEIFKNSYCEKYLNYERQFNNLNKEVLLNNKGKKHNHKIFDIKPIVKKLSQYLYEDCFNIHYAVVDALIENNIDSISCYIGKERKQKAKALFNNYKDGFITKPDECKVVKQIIDLNPYKKDVYEFLVKEDGDFSQEIERLTNYLGYDISEHKNVLMDTYIKKIIKENNYDIESDKEKVEKYAKYIGCIDCSVYLARVEAIYTFENA; from the coding sequence ATGGTTACATTTGATATAAATGGTGCGATTGTGGAGTTTGATGAAAAATTAGATAATTATAACACTGTTAGAAAGTCGTTTAAGATATATGCAAAGAGAGCTAGTGAAGATTTTGAAAAAAATTGTTTAGAGAATTTTAAAAGTAAGAAGTTATTATCAGAAAATGGATTAAAATTAGGATATGAATGTATTGAAAGCGGATTAAAAAAAGCGATAGAAACAATTGTTGGATTTGATATAATAACAATTGATCTTGAAATTTTTAAAAATTCTTATTGTGAAAAATATTTAAATTATGAAAGACAATTTAATAATTTAAATAAAGAAGTTTTACTAAATAATAAAGGTAAAAAACATAATCATAAAATTTTTGATATTAAGCCTATTGTAAAAAAATTAAGTCAATATCTTTATGAAGATTGTTTTAATATACATTATGCTGTAGTAGATGCACTTATAGAAAATAATATTGATTCAATAAGTTGTTATATAGGTAAAGAGAGAAAACAAAAAGCAAAAGCTTTGTTTAATAACTATAAAGATGGATTTATAACTAAACCAGATGAATGTAAGGTAGTTAAACAGATAATAGACTTAAATCCCTATAAAAAAGATGTATATGAATTTTTAGTAAAAGAAGATGGAGATTTTAGCCAAGAAATAGAACGACTAACAAATTATTTAGGATATGATATAAGCGAACATAAAAACGTGTTAATGGATACATATATAAAGAAAATAATAAAAGAAAATAATTATGATATAGAATCAGATAAAGAAAAAGTTGAAAAGTATGCTAAATATATAGGATGTATAGATTGCTCTGTATACTTAGCTAGAGTTGAAGCTATTTATACTTTTGAAAATGCATAA
- a CDS encoding DUF554 domain-containing protein has product MFGTIVNSLAIILGCVIGLLVKGRVSQKISDTIMNGLALCVVYIGISGALKGENTLLTIICIALGALIGELIDIDKWLNNLGEKIELKVNKGKYKGKENISISQGFVSASLIFCIGAMSIVGSLQSGLTGNHETLLAKSVIDGITSIIFTATLGIGVMFSSISVFIYQGIITLGASFLSNVLSDAVINSMTGVGSLLIIGLGLNILKATNIKIANLLPAVFLPIIAGLLGII; this is encoded by the coding sequence ATGTTTGGAACTATAGTAAATAGTTTAGCTATTATTTTAGGTTGCGTAATAGGATTATTAGTAAAAGGTAGAGTATCACAAAAAATTAGTGATACGATAATGAATGGTTTGGCATTATGCGTTGTATACATAGGAATATCAGGGGCATTAAAAGGTGAGAATACTTTGCTAACAATAATATGTATAGCTTTAGGGGCTTTAATCGGCGAATTAATAGATATAGATAAATGGTTAAATAATTTAGGTGAAAAAATAGAGCTAAAAGTTAATAAGGGGAAATATAAAGGAAAAGAGAATATATCAATATCTCAAGGATTTGTATCAGCTAGTTTAATATTTTGCATAGGAGCTATGAGTATCGTTGGAAGTCTTCAAAGTGGATTAACAGGGAATCATGAAACACTTTTAGCTAAATCAGTAATAGATGGAATAACATCTATTATATTTACTGCTACATTAGGAATTGGTGTTATGTTTTCTTCCATATCAGTTTTTATATATCAAGGAATTATTACTTTAGGAGCATCATTTTTATCAAATGTTTTAAGTGATGCAGTAATAAATTCTATGACAGGTGTAGGTAGCCTTTTAATAATCGGATTAGGTTTAAACATACTTAAAGCAACAAATATAAAGATTGCTAATTTATTACCAGCAGTATTTTTACCAATTATAGCGGGTTTATTAGGCATAATATAA
- the sstT gene encoding serine/threonine transporter SstT, giving the protein MKKILGKWNKISLVKRIIVGLLIGIILALTIPDIAKPIVILGSLFVGALKAVAPILVFFLVMSAISQHKKGQQTNMKSIICLYLLGTFLAGLIAVVASFIFKITLTLGAGVEDVVPPGGVVEVLKTLLMNIVDNPVKALFNANYIGILSWALILGIALKNAAQSTKLMISNVADALSQVVRWIINFAPLGIMGLVFDSISTQGIESLLGYGQLIVLLVGCMAFVAFVVNPIIAFIGMRKNPYPLVFKCLKNSGITAFFTRSSAANIPVNMGLCEELKLDKDTYSVSIPLGATINMGGAAVTISVLTLAAVHTLGIEVDIGMALILSLLSAVSACGASGVAGGSLLLIPLACSLFGIPNDVAMQVVGVGFIVGVIQDSCETALNSSTDVLFTAVAEFAKKRKESNNDNEKLTSEM; this is encoded by the coding sequence ATGAAAAAAATACTTGGTAAGTGGAATAAAATAAGTTTGGTAAAAAGAATTATAGTAGGTTTATTAATCGGTATCATATTAGCATTAACAATTCCAGATATTGCAAAGCCAATAGTAATTTTAGGTTCTTTATTTGTAGGAGCATTAAAGGCAGTTGCACCAATTCTAGTTTTCTTTTTAGTTATGTCTGCTATTTCTCAGCACAAAAAAGGTCAACAAACCAACATGAAATCAATTATATGTCTTTATCTTTTAGGTACTTTTTTAGCAGGACTTATAGCTGTTGTAGCTAGTTTTATATTTAAGATAACATTAACTCTTGGTGCAGGAGTGGAAGATGTTGTTCCTCCTGGTGGTGTTGTAGAAGTACTTAAGACTTTGTTAATGAATATTGTTGACAATCCAGTTAAAGCTCTTTTTAATGCTAATTATATAGGTATATTATCTTGGGCATTAATTTTAGGGATTGCGCTTAAAAATGCTGCACAATCTACAAAATTAATGATAAGTAATGTAGCCGATGCACTATCACAAGTAGTTAGATGGATAATAAATTTTGCGCCACTTGGTATTATGGGCCTTGTATTTGATAGTATATCTACACAAGGTATTGAATCATTACTTGGATATGGCCAGTTAATTGTATTATTAGTTGGATGTATGGCATTTGTTGCATTTGTTGTAAATCCTATAATAGCATTTATAGGAATGAGAAAAAATCCATATCCACTAGTATTTAAGTGCTTAAAAAATAGTGGAATTACAGCATTCTTCACAAGAAGTTCAGCTGCAAATATACCTGTAAATATGGGATTGTGTGAAGAATTAAAATTAGATAAAGATACTTACTCTGTATCAATCCCATTAGGAGCAACTATAAATATGGGTGGAGCTGCTGTAACTATATCAGTATTAACACTAGCTGCTGTACACACACTAGGAATAGAAGTAGATATTGGGATGGCACTTATATTAAGTTTATTATCAGCTGTAAGTGCATGTGGTGCATCAGGTGTTGCAGGTGGTTCTTTATTATTAATACCATTAGCTTGTAGTTTATTTGGAATTCCAAATGATGTTGCAATGCAAGTTGTAGGAGTTGGATTTATAGTAGGTGTTATACAAGATTCTTGTGAGACTGCATTAAACTCTTCAACTGATGTATTATTTACTGCTGTAGCAGAATTTGCTAAAAAACGTAAAGAAAGCAATAATGATAATGAAAAGCTAACTTCAGAAATGTAA
- a CDS encoding SIR2 family protein yields the protein MNVCIFLGAGASAAENSPIQNELFSEYFASLKPKDFESDMNKELYRFFKQMFKIDVMKDDMKEANFPTFEEVLGLIDLAEQRRESFKNFGLETLNRRSDSIRFLRQYLILLMARAIHKSEGRRNEYHKMLVDNLYESKLLEKTTFISANYDIHIDNTIAALYRRKKEPIMLDYGVDFNNFDVEGGWKKPKDPSVKLYKIHGSLNWLYCPICNSLTLTPYEGGVMRLLDNIKEAKCLECREVTVPIIIPPTFFKNMSNVFISTVWREVERTLRKCDVLVFCGYSFPDADIHIKYMLKRVQSSRKKPPLKIIVFNNHEGKEEDSLLKEEDRYKRFLGSDVIYTRSSFQDFAKDPLKYIKNK from the coding sequence ATGAACGTATGTATATTTCTTGGGGCTGGAGCTTCAGCTGCTGAAAATTCACCTATTCAAAATGAACTATTTAGTGAATATTTTGCAAGTTTAAAGCCTAAAGATTTTGAAAGTGATATGAATAAAGAATTATATAGATTTTTTAAACAAATGTTTAAGATTGATGTGATGAAAGATGATATGAAAGAGGCTAATTTTCCTACATTTGAAGAGGTTCTTGGCTTAATTGACTTAGCAGAGCAAAGAAGAGAATCATTTAAAAATTTTGGTTTAGAAACTTTGAATAGAAGAAGTGATAGTATAAGGTTTTTAAGACAGTATTTAATTTTACTCATGGCTCGTGCTATACATAAAAGTGAAGGTAGAAGAAATGAATATCATAAAATGTTAGTTGATAATTTATATGAAAGCAAGTTATTAGAAAAAACAACATTTATAAGTGCCAATTATGATATACATATAGATAACACTATAGCAGCTTTATATCGTCGCAAAAAAGAGCCTATTATGTTAGATTATGGCGTTGATTTTAATAATTTTGACGTAGAAGGAGGATGGAAAAAGCCTAAAGATCCCAGTGTAAAATTATACAAAATACATGGTTCTCTAAACTGGCTTTACTGTCCTATATGTAATAGCTTAACGCTTACTCCCTATGAAGGAGGGGTAATGAGATTACTTGATAATATAAAAGAAGCCAAGTGCTTAGAATGTAGGGAAGTCACAGTACCAATAATAATACCTCCAACTTTTTTTAAAAACATGTCTAATGTATTTATATCTACAGTATGGAGAGAAGTAGAGAGAACTTTAAGAAAATGTGATGTTTTAGTATTTTGTGGATACTCTTTTCCAGATGCAGATATTCATATAAAATATATGTTAAAACGAGTTCAAAGTAGTAGAAAAAAGCCACCATTAAAAATAATAGTATTTAATAATCACGAAGGAAAAGAAGAAGACTCCTTATTAAAAGAAGAAGATCGATATAAAAGATTTTTAGGGAGTGATGTAATTTATACTAGAAGCTCTTTTCAAGATTTTGCGAAAGATCCTTTAAAGTATATAAAAAATAAATAA
- a CDS encoding M20 family metallopeptidase, protein MKKQIKEKIQQLKPEMISSIVDCVKIPSVISDATENCPFGENIDKALRYTLELCKSLGFKTVYKDGYYGYAEIGEGEELIGILGHLDVVPEGELESWEFPPYEGVIDGDKLCGRGTQDDKGPTIGAIYAVKALMDLGVEFNKRVRFIFGTDEENLWRCINKYSENKEEIPNYGFTPDSKFPMINAEKGLLQVFLNAPGNSDIELELGNAFNSVPDKAAYKGKYIEELEKELSKLKFEYTREEDKICVLGKGVHSAVSDSGINAISRLAIALNNIGVNSNAIKFIAEVIAEDANANNIIENCQDEVSGKLTFNIGKLSINKDKESIGVDVRIPVTYDKEEFVKQLVEKAKEYGLTYEEFDFLKAIYVPEDNFLVKTLRKVFEEETGLDGKPHSSGGATYARALDNCVAFGSVFPGKPKTEHQANEYISIDDLTKAVEIYALSVYELLK, encoded by the coding sequence ATGAAAAAACAAATAAAAGAAAAAATACAACAATTAAAACCTGAGATGATATCATCTATAGTAGATTGTGTAAAAATACCAAGTGTTATAAGTGACGCTACAGAAAATTGCCCATTTGGGGAAAATATAGATAAAGCATTAAGATACACATTAGAACTATGTAAATCTTTAGGATTTAAAACAGTATATAAAGATGGATACTATGGATATGCAGAAATAGGTGAAGGTGAAGAACTAATAGGTATACTAGGTCATTTAGATGTAGTTCCAGAAGGAGAATTAGAAAGTTGGGAGTTTCCTCCATATGAAGGTGTAATAGATGGAGACAAACTTTGCGGAAGAGGTACTCAAGATGATAAAGGGCCTACAATAGGAGCTATATATGCTGTAAAAGCATTAATGGACTTAGGTGTTGAATTTAATAAAAGAGTAAGATTTATATTTGGAACAGATGAAGAAAATCTTTGGAGATGTATAAATAAATACTCTGAAAATAAAGAGGAAATACCTAACTATGGATTTACTCCAGATTCAAAGTTCCCTATGATAAATGCTGAAAAAGGACTTTTACAAGTATTTTTAAATGCCCCAGGAAATAGTGATATAGAATTAGAACTTGGAAATGCATTTAACTCTGTCCCAGATAAAGCTGCTTACAAAGGTAAATATATAGAAGAACTTGAAAAAGAATTAAGTAAATTAAAGTTTGAATACACAAGAGAAGAAGATAAAATATGTGTATTAGGTAAAGGTGTTCACTCTGCAGTAAGTGATAGTGGTATAAATGCTATTTCAAGATTAGCTATAGCATTAAACAATATTGGTGTTAATTCAAATGCTATTAAGTTTATAGCTGAGGTTATAGCTGAAGATGCTAATGCAAACAATATAATAGAAAATTGCCAAGATGAAGTTTCAGGAAAACTGACATTTAATATTGGTAAATTAAGTATAAATAAAGATAAAGAAAGTATAGGTGTAGATGTTAGAATACCTGTTACATATGATAAGGAAGAGTTTGTAAAACAATTAGTAGAAAAAGCTAAAGAATATGGATTAACTTATGAAGAGTTTGATTTCTTAAAAGCTATATATGTTCCGGAAGATAATTTCTTAGTAAAAACTTTAAGAAAAGTATTTGAAGAAGAAACAGGATTAGATGGAAAGCCTCATTCATCAGGAGGAGCTACGTATGCTAGAGCATTAGATAACTGCGTAGCATTTGGATCTGTATTTCCAGGGAAACCTAAGACAGAGCATCAAGCTAATGAATATATAAGCATAGATGACCTGACAAAGGCTGTTGAAATATACGCTCTTTCTGTATATGAATTATTAAAGTAA
- a CDS encoding aspartate aminotransferase family protein, translating into MKLNEAKLTKQELKELTKKYMIETYERFDFVAQTAKDMYLYDEEGNGYLDFYGGVAVNSAGSCNEKVVEAVCDQVKDIIHTFNYPYTVPQVLLAKLICETIGMDKIFYQNSGAEANEAMIKMARKYGTDNYGPNKYHIITAKSSFHGRTYGAMSATGQPDNGCQLGFKPMLPGFSYADFNDVDSFKKLVTENTIAIMIEPVQGEGGVRPATQEFVDGIKELCEEKGLLLLFDEIQTGWCRTGEVMAYMNYNVKPDIVSMAKAMGGGMPISAVCASEKVSKAFTMGSHGSTYGGNPVCCAAASAQINELLDRNLADNAKQMGEYFMNKLKHLPHVKDVRGKGLLVGVEFDLPIGLDIKHNCIDRKLLVTLIGTSIIRMVPPLILTKADCDKAYEILKESVEAALAK; encoded by the coding sequence ATGAAATTAAACGAAGCTAAATTAACTAAACAAGAGCTTAAAGAGTTAACTAAAAAATATATGATAGAAACTTATGAGAGATTTGATTTTGTAGCACAGACAGCAAAAGACATGTATTTGTATGATGAAGAAGGGAATGGCTATTTAGACTTTTATGGTGGGGTAGCTGTAAATAGTGCTGGAAGTTGTAATGAAAAAGTAGTAGAAGCTGTTTGTGATCAAGTAAAAGATATTATACACACTTTTAATTATCCATATACAGTACCACAAGTATTACTTGCAAAATTAATATGCGAAACTATAGGAATGGATAAGATATTTTATCAAAACTCAGGTGCAGAAGCTAATGAAGCTATGATAAAAATGGCTAGAAAATATGGTACAGATAATTATGGACCTAACAAATATCATATAATAACAGCTAAAAGCAGTTTTCATGGTAGAACATATGGAGCGATGTCTGCAACTGGCCAACCAGATAACGGATGCCAATTAGGGTTTAAGCCTATGTTACCAGGATTTAGTTATGCTGACTTTAATGATGTAGATTCTTTTAAAAAATTAGTTACAGAGAATACTATAGCTATAATGATAGAACCGGTACAAGGAGAGGGTGGTGTTAGACCTGCCACACAAGAATTTGTAGATGGAATAAAAGAACTTTGTGAAGAAAAAGGGCTATTACTATTATTTGATGAAATACAGACAGGATGGTGTAGAACAGGGGAAGTTATGGCTTATATGAATTATAATGTTAAGCCAGATATAGTATCTATGGCTAAAGCTATGGGTGGTGGAATGCCAATATCTGCGGTATGTGCAAGCGAAAAAGTTTCTAAGGCATTTACAATGGGATCTCATGGAAGTACGTATGGAGGAAATCCTGTTTGTTGTGCAGCTGCATCTGCACAAATTAATGAATTGCTAGATAGAAATCTAGCTGATAATGCAAAACAAATGGGCGAGTATTTTATGAATAAATTAAAACACCTTCCACATGTAAAAGATGTTAGAGGTAAAGGATTATTAGTAGGAGTAGAATTTGATTTACCAATAGGTCTTGATATTAAGCATAACTGTATAGATAGAAAATTATTAGTTACATTAATAGGAACTAGCATAATAAGAATGGTACCCCCACTAATTTTAACTAAAGCCGATTGCGATAAGGCATATGAAATATTAAAAGAATCAGTTGAAGCAGCGTTAGCTAAATAA
- a CDS encoding APC family permease has translation MEEKNFDRVLGKKDVLALAFGAMIGWGWVILVGGWILKAGTLGAMSAFVIGGIMVIFVGLVYAELTAAMPECGGANVFSRRALGKNASFVCTWALILGYVGVVAFEACALPNVVEYLFPNFLKGYMYSVAGFDIYASWVAVGVVSSIIITAINYFGAKPAAVLQSVLTVAIAVVGIALICGSVVSGDLESTKPHFIDGITGIMGVAIATPFMYVGFDVIPQAAEEINMPFNKIGKILILSIVMAVSWYALVIFSVSMTMKPWEMETSILVTADAMKFAFGGKQIAAQILIVAGLAGIISSWNAFLMGGSRAIYSLAQAKMLPSFLAKIHPKYKTPTNAILLIGLCSCVAPFFGKVMLTWITNAGSFGIVIAYVLVSISFMVLRKKEPDMSRPYKIKHYKFIGTMAIILASLMLLLYIPGLIKPEWIIVVGWTVLGVIFFISAKRKSKNIN, from the coding sequence ATGGAAGAGAAAAATTTTGATAGAGTATTAGGTAAAAAAGACGTCCTGGCCCTGGCCTTTGGTGCAATGATAGGATGGGGATGGGTAATCTTAGTTGGTGGATGGATTTTAAAAGCTGGAACACTTGGAGCAATGAGTGCATTTGTAATAGGTGGAATAATGGTTATATTTGTAGGTTTGGTTTATGCAGAACTTACAGCAGCCATGCCAGAATGTGGAGGTGCAAATGTATTTAGTCGAAGGGCGCTAGGTAAAAATGCATCATTTGTATGTACATGGGCACTAATCTTAGGTTACGTTGGAGTAGTCGCCTTTGAAGCTTGTGCATTACCTAATGTTGTGGAATACTTATTTCCGAATTTTTTAAAAGGATACATGTATAGCGTAGCAGGATTTGACATATATGCTAGTTGGGTAGCTGTTGGAGTTGTTAGTTCCATTATAATAACTGCAATAAATTATTTTGGGGCAAAACCTGCAGCAGTTCTTCAATCTGTATTGACAGTTGCAATAGCTGTAGTTGGTATAGCTTTAATATGTGGATCAGTAGTTTCAGGTGATTTGGAAAGTACAAAACCACATTTTATAGATGGTATTACTGGAATTATGGGAGTTGCCATAGCAACACCATTTATGTATGTAGGATTTGATGTTATACCACAGGCAGCAGAAGAAATAAATATGCCTTTTAATAAAATTGGTAAAATATTAATTCTATCAATAGTCATGGCAGTATCATGGTATGCATTAGTTATTTTTTCTGTATCAATGACTATGAAACCATGGGAGATGGAGACATCAATACTTGTAACAGCGGATGCTATGAAGTTTGCATTTGGAGGTAAACAGATAGCAGCTCAAATTTTAATAGTAGCAGGATTAGCTGGTATAATCTCAAGTTGGAATGCATTTTTAATGGGTGGTAGTCGTGCAATATACTCATTAGCACAAGCTAAAATGCTACCATCATTTTTAGCTAAAATACATCCTAAATATAAAACTCCAACGAATGCAATATTATTAATAGGTCTATGTTCTTGTGTAGCACCTTTCTTTGGAAAAGTAATGCTTACTTGGATTACTAATGCAGGTAGTTTTGGAATAGTCATAGCTTATGTATTGGTATCAATATCTTTTATGGTATTAAGAAAAAAAGAACCAGATATGTCAAGACCGTATAAAATTAAACATTATAAATTTATAGGTACTATGGCTATAATATTAGCGTCATTAATGCTTTTATTATATATACCAGGACTTATTAAACCGGAATGGATAATTGTAGTAGGTTGGACTGTATTAGGTGTAATATTCTTCATAAGCGCTAAAAGAAAAAGTAAAAATATAAATTAA